One genomic segment of Gammaproteobacteria bacterium includes these proteins:
- a CDS encoding diguanylate cyclase, with protein MVDEGSPTENWRNKYLESLEQLEIKEKVWSFSDEVLRRGLGRLALISTGVDTELDKQISALRRALQDRDNAQEIDRLVARLAEHVKALDERKTREKKHVPDPAEALALLLERFSVPKRYRRRSEKLQQKLRSSAEGVKLEEWVTEVAALLKDCLQEAVEIGGQADETGFFGRLFGRKEGAAVITPKPSTEKASVGVADDSSVAPTPRSSYIPYKEGPKENYTPHAFRIEDLFLEFLECLAFPPPFFDRVQELKQTLLEGIEAEEVRATTEAVIMLVVDMRNALEQEKAELEAFLQQMTQRLRELDNVVEGVEGHRKASFEGGKHLDAMMKAGVDEIQDAVNSATDINQLKTSIQGSLENIKQRLAEQRQHEDQRQKALEMQLMAMAQHVNIMENESRSLHLRLEEERAQALTDTLTEIPNRLAYEQRAVLEYARWQRYKHPLSLILCDVDHFKNINDTYGHKAGDRALKVIAKILKKSVRDADFLARVGGEEFAIILPETPLGDAMTVAEKLRANVQALEFAYNGTPVPITVSGGVAQFKEGDDAEKVYQRADEALYRAKKQGRNQFQSQK; from the coding sequence ATGGTAGACGAAGGCTCACCTACAGAAAACTGGCGAAACAAGTACTTGGAATCGCTGGAACAACTGGAGATCAAGGAGAAGGTCTGGAGCTTCTCTGATGAAGTGCTGCGCCGTGGTTTGGGGCGCCTGGCACTGATTTCCACGGGTGTTGATACCGAGCTCGATAAACAGATCAGTGCCTTGCGCCGAGCTTTGCAGGATCGCGATAACGCCCAGGAAATCGACCGCTTGGTGGCTAGGTTGGCCGAGCATGTAAAAGCGCTGGATGAACGGAAAACACGTGAAAAGAAGCATGTCCCTGATCCTGCCGAAGCGCTGGCCTTGTTATTGGAAAGATTTTCCGTTCCTAAACGATACCGTCGCCGTTCCGAAAAGTTGCAACAAAAACTGCGCTCGTCTGCTGAGGGTGTCAAGCTCGAAGAGTGGGTGACAGAAGTCGCCGCCTTGCTGAAAGACTGCCTCCAGGAGGCGGTAGAAATTGGCGGACAAGCAGATGAGACTGGATTCTTTGGCCGCTTGTTTGGCCGCAAGGAGGGGGCGGCTGTAATTACGCCCAAGCCATCTACTGAGAAGGCAAGTGTCGGTGTAGCGGATGATAGTTCAGTGGCGCCTACACCCCGCTCAAGTTATATCCCTTATAAAGAAGGACCAAAAGAAAATTACACGCCGCATGCATTTCGTATTGAAGATCTGTTTCTGGAATTTCTGGAATGTTTGGCATTTCCACCACCGTTTTTCGATCGAGTGCAGGAACTCAAGCAAACTTTACTCGAAGGCATAGAGGCGGAGGAGGTGCGTGCAACCACCGAAGCCGTCATTATGCTGGTGGTCGATATGCGCAATGCCCTGGAGCAGGAGAAGGCAGAGCTTGAGGCGTTTCTCCAGCAAATGACTCAACGTTTGCGTGAGCTGGATAATGTCGTCGAAGGTGTGGAAGGGCATCGCAAGGCTTCATTTGAAGGTGGGAAGCATCTCGATGCCATGATGAAAGCGGGTGTTGATGAGATTCAGGATGCTGTTAATTCGGCAACCGATATTAACCAGTTAAAGACATCGATTCAGGGGAGCCTGGAAAATATCAAGCAGCGGCTCGCCGAGCAGCGCCAGCATGAGGATCAGCGTCAGAAAGCGTTGGAAATGCAGTTAATGGCGATGGCGCAGCATGTTAACATCATGGAAAACGAAAGTCGCAGCTTGCATCTGCGTCTGGAAGAAGAGCGTGCCCAGGCCTTGACCGATACGCTCACGGAAATTCCCAATCGATTGGCGTATGAGCAGCGTGCAGTGCTGGAATATGCGCGTTGGCAACGCTACAAACATCCATTGAGCCTGATCTTGTGTGACGTTGATCATTTTAAAAATATCAATGATACCTATGGCCATAAGGCCGGTGATCGTGCCCTGAAGGTGATTGCCAAGATCCTGAAGAAGAGCGTTCGCGATGCGGATTTTCTGGCGAGGGTGGGGGGCGAGGAATTCGCCATCATCCTTCCTGAAACTCCCTTGGGCGATGCGATGACGGTGGCGGAAAAACTCCGTGCCAATGTGCAGGCGTTGGAGTTTGCTTATAACGGAACCCCGGTGCCGATTACTGTCTCGGGTGGAGTGGCGCAGTTTAAAGAGGGAGATGATGCGGAGAAGGTCTACCAGCGGGCAGACGAGGCATTGTATCGGGCCAAGAAGCAGGGTCGTAATCAGTTCCAAAGCCAGAAGTAA
- the ampE gene encoding regulatory signaling modulator protein AmpE, with the protein MTVFLMCLLGVILARWLGEPKRWRPAEAFGPWVYGVDELIYTTGESSTRQRRRRALVAVALCVLPFVLLAAILSALGPFGLMFDVLVLYLALSSADIESQVETVLDRLRRFEINEARQSLAPLVDFQVSGVEEPGILRGLLEWMFSRANSGWFAPLFWFVIAGAPAVVLYRLVELLSGIWNENSEHDRELAWAATKVRRLLEWLPARCLALTYALLGDRSRALGCWREYALVWRDTNNGVLITTGSGAMGVSVGGTVPNDETTRYRPLLGDGPAPKINDVERAMRMISRGVWWWLAVIFVVELI; encoded by the coding sequence ATGACCGTTTTCCTGATGTGTTTGCTGGGTGTCATTCTGGCTCGCTGGCTGGGGGAACCCAAGCGCTGGCGGCCCGCCGAGGCATTTGGCCCCTGGGTCTATGGGGTCGATGAACTGATTTATACCACCGGAGAATCCTCCACCCGCCAGCGCCGACGCCGGGCATTGGTGGCTGTGGCCTTATGTGTGCTGCCGTTTGTGCTGCTGGCGGCAATCCTGTCGGCACTTGGGCCATTTGGGCTGATGTTTGACGTGCTGGTGTTATATCTTGCCCTGAGCAGCGCTGATATTGAGTCGCAAGTTGAAACAGTGCTCGATCGTTTACGGCGGTTTGAAATCAATGAAGCGCGGCAATCGTTGGCACCGTTAGTGGATTTTCAGGTCTCAGGAGTGGAAGAGCCCGGTATTTTGCGTGGCTTGCTGGAGTGGATGTTTAGCCGCGCCAATTCGGGGTGGTTTGCACCTCTGTTCTGGTTTGTGATTGCGGGTGCGCCAGCAGTGGTGTTGTATCGCCTGGTGGAGTTATTGAGCGGCATCTGGAATGAAAATTCAGAGCATGATCGCGAACTGGCCTGGGCGGCGACTAAAGTTCGTCGGCTATTGGAATGGTTGCCGGCGCGATGCCTGGCGCTGACTTATGCCTTATTGGGTGACCGGTCGAGGGCATTGGGGTGTTGGCGCGAATATGCCCTGGTGTGGCGCGATACCAATAATGGTGTTTTGATTACCACCGGCAGCGGTGCGATGGGAGTGAGCGTGGGCGGGACTGTTCCCAATGATGAAACAACCCGTTATCGTCCATTATTGGGGGATGGCCCGGCGCCCAAGATCAATGATGTGGAACGTGCCATGCGGATGATCAGCCGTGGCGTGTGGTGGTGGTTGGCAGTAATTTTTGTGGTGGAGTTGATCTGA
- a CDS encoding cobyric acid synthase — protein sequence MTAQVLMIQGCTSDAGKSALVTGLCRVLQRRGIRVAPFKPQNMALNSAVTVDGGEIGRAQALQAQACGLEPHTDMNPVLLKPNTDTGAQVIIHGRARQTMNARDYHAYKPVAMQAVLESFQRLQSRYEVIIVEGAGSPAEINLRDCDIANMGFAEAVDCPVLLIADIDRGGVFAHLHGTLALLSATEQVRVQGFVINRFRGDVSLLQPGLDWLQNATDKPVLGVLPYLQGLHLEAEDSVQSQQTTHAGHRLKIIAPRLPRISNHTDFDALRLHPQVDLQFIGPQQAIPTADIIILPGSKSVRSDLAWLRQHGWEKAINRHLRYGGKLLGICGGLQMLGREIHDPLGLEGNAGSSSGLNLLEFNTVLEAEKQLRRVNGRLAFADAAIEGYEIHCGVSYGPALEQPAVIFADRNDGVRSDDNQILGTYVHGLFDHPQTCAALLDWAGLNQIIHFDYRTLREAGIERMADAVETHLDLECIGRLLNRKLETATKLTAAL from the coding sequence ATGACTGCACAGGTTCTCATGATCCAGGGCTGCACCTCCGACGCCGGCAAAAGCGCGCTAGTGACGGGATTATGCCGTGTTTTGCAACGGCGCGGCATTCGCGTTGCGCCGTTCAAGCCACAAAATATGGCGCTTAACAGCGCAGTGACGGTGGATGGCGGCGAGATTGGCCGCGCCCAGGCGCTTCAGGCCCAGGCTTGCGGCTTGGAGCCGCATACTGACATGAACCCGGTGCTGCTTAAGCCCAACACCGATACCGGTGCCCAGGTCATCATCCATGGCCGTGCCCGCCAAACGATGAATGCCCGCGATTATCACGCTTACAAACCGGTGGCGATGCAGGCGGTGTTGGAATCCTTCCAGCGACTGCAATCCCGGTATGAAGTCATTATCGTCGAAGGCGCGGGCAGCCCCGCTGAAATCAATCTCCGCGACTGTGACATCGCCAACATGGGTTTTGCCGAGGCGGTCGATTGCCCGGTGCTGCTGATCGCCGACATTGATCGCGGCGGCGTATTTGCCCATTTGCATGGGACGCTGGCCCTGCTGTCAGCGACAGAACAGGTGCGAGTGCAGGGTTTTGTGATCAATCGCTTTCGTGGCGATGTGAGTTTGCTGCAACCGGGTCTGGATTGGCTGCAAAACGCGACGGACAAACCGGTGCTCGGTGTACTGCCGTATCTACAAGGTTTGCATCTGGAGGCAGAAGATAGCGTTCAGTCACAGCAAACCACTCACGCGGGGCATCGTCTCAAAATCATCGCCCCCCGATTACCACGCATCAGCAATCACACAGACTTCGATGCACTGCGCCTGCATCCGCAAGTAGATTTGCAATTTATCGGCCCGCAACAAGCCATTCCTACCGCCGATATTATTATTCTACCCGGCAGCAAAAGTGTGCGTAGCGATCTCGCCTGGTTACGGCAGCACGGCTGGGAAAAGGCCATCAACCGCCATCTGCGTTATGGCGGCAAGCTGTTAGGTATTTGTGGTGGCCTGCAAATGCTGGGGCGAGAAATTCATGACCCGTTGGGACTGGAAGGCAATGCCGGCAGCAGCTCAGGACTGAACTTACTTGAATTCAACACAGTTCTCGAAGCTGAAAAACAACTGCGGCGCGTTAATGGTCGCTTGGCATTTGCCGACGCCGCCATAGAAGGTTATGAAATTCATTGCGGCGTCAGCTACGGGCCTGCCTTGGAACAGCCCGCAGTAATTTTTGCCGATCGCAATGATGGCGTACGCTCAGATGACAATCAAATTCTCGGCACCTACGTGCATGGACTGTTCGATCATCCCCAAACCTGTGCGGCATTACTGGATTGGGCGGGATTGAATCAAATTATTCATTTTGATTATCGCACTCTGCGCGAAGCGGGCATCGAACGTATGGCCGATGCTGTCGAAACGCATCTTGATCTTGAATGCATTGGTCGCTTGCTGAACCGAAAACTGGAAACCGCAACTAAACTCACCGCAGCCTTATAA
- a CDS encoding adenosylcobinamide-GDP ribazoletransferase — protein sequence MRPFWIALQFLTRVPTPRLGDLSPTDLGRSMLLYPLVGGGIGVLLLCLAGLLWTTSTMIGAAVILAAWVMITGALHIDGLADSVDAWIGGHGNRDRTLAIMKDPYCGPMAVTAVVLMLLLKFVALQNLLDGEDWISLLWVPIVGRASALALLLWTPYARPDGIGAVPAQNMPRVPAYIVLAVVAILAILATGWAGLEMLIAVAAVLYWLRWMMLQRLGGTTGDTAGASIEITETVALLVLAL from the coding sequence TTGCGCCCATTCTGGATTGCGCTGCAATTTCTGACGCGGGTTCCCACTCCGCGCTTAGGTGATTTATCTCCCACAGATCTTGGTCGTTCGATGCTGTTGTACCCGTTGGTGGGGGGGGGCATCGGTGTATTGTTACTGTGTCTGGCAGGATTGCTGTGGACTACTTCGACCATGATCGGGGCGGCAGTGATTCTCGCCGCTTGGGTGATGATCACGGGTGCCTTGCATATTGATGGTTTGGCCGATAGCGTCGATGCCTGGATTGGCGGTCATGGCAATCGTGATCGAACCCTGGCGATCATGAAAGATCCGTATTGCGGCCCGATGGCAGTGACGGCAGTGGTGTTGATGCTGTTACTGAAGTTTGTGGCCCTGCAGAATTTGTTGGACGGCGAAGACTGGATCAGTCTGTTGTGGGTGCCGATAGTGGGGCGGGCGTCGGCGCTGGCATTATTGTTGTGGACGCCTTATGCACGGCCCGATGGTATAGGCGCTGTGCCCGCACAGAATATGCCGCGTGTACCTGCCTATATTGTTCTGGCCGTGGTTGCTATTTTAGCAATCCTGGCAACAGGTTGGGCAGGGCTTGAAATGCTGATCGCTGTGGCTGCTGTATTGTATTGGCTGCGCTGGATGATGTTGCAACGTTTGGGCGGAACCACGGGCGATACTGCGGGTGCCAGTATTGAAATCACGGAGACGGTGGCGCTATTGGTTTTGGCGCTGTAG
- a CDS encoding alpha-ribazole phosphatase family protein, producing MDDQTTIIDLIRHGEPVGGSKYRGQVDDPLSEKGWRQMREAVGDHNPWQAIVSSPLSRCAEFARELAQRHALPLSFDDRFKEIGFGAWEGRTKEQITATDPQALFRFYSDPVANTPPGAESLLQFRERIGTAWQSLLEQHAGQHVLLVGHAGVIRMVVRQVLDVPLERIFRIDVPNAAISRIRIDGVGQHALASLMFHAGRL from the coding sequence ATGGACGATCAGACAACCATTATCGATTTGATTCGTCACGGTGAGCCAGTCGGTGGCAGCAAATACCGTGGCCAAGTCGATGATCCGCTGAGTGAAAAAGGTTGGCGTCAGATGCGCGAAGCGGTCGGAGATCATAACCCGTGGCAAGCCATTGTCAGTTCCCCGTTGTCACGTTGCGCTGAATTTGCGCGCGAACTGGCGCAGCGGCACGCATTGCCATTGAGTTTTGACGATCGCTTTAAGGAAATTGGTTTTGGTGCCTGGGAAGGTCGTACCAAGGAACAAATTACGGCCACTGATCCACAAGCGCTATTTCGGTTTTACAGTGACCCGGTTGCCAATACACCGCCTGGTGCCGAGTCATTGCTGCAATTCAGGGAACGAATTGGCACCGCTTGGCAGTCATTGCTTGAGCAACATGCTGGGCAGCATGTGCTGCTGGTCGGGCATGCGGGTGTGATACGGATGGTGGTACGTCAGGTATTGGATGTACCGTTGGAACGGATTTTTCGTATCGATGTGCCGAATGCGGCGATCAGCCGGATTCGAATCGATGGTGTTGGGCAGCATGCGCTTGCCAGTTTGATGTTCCACGCGGGGCGTTTGTAA